The following are from one region of the Odontesthes bonariensis isolate fOdoBon6 chromosome 16, fOdoBon6.hap1, whole genome shotgun sequence genome:
- the LOC142401420 gene encoding actin filament-associated protein 1-like 1 isoform X1: MDSKRQSVVMERLVNELSCLLKMLDHETVSPATADKVASIRNIMDSLQLSVNGSDVYMNSCLYGNGTSFVESLFEDFDCDLHMLSASPVEQKEQKDEEEKTHLNKSTPTDTPPPLPTTPLPDDYYEEAVPLDPGSTPQYFTTNMNTSNNSVEDAYYEDADDNYPTTRINGPPKSSYNDSDALSSSYESYEEEEEEAKGRDPSQTWAAEESPDGPVRDCRICAFLLRKKRFGQWAKQLVVVRDNKLQCYKSIKETSAHIELPLNLCNVIYVPKEGRKKRHELRFSLPGGEALVLAVQSKEQAQRWLKVVRDVGSQCNNTDGLNGSTSPIIQRKLELDKMLQSDRQASDSDSGPTADNQSTGHVPGRDATDSLSRGKRGAFSELTGSMSRAAGKKINRIITFSKKKPPLPGEPPSSSGHPENPRCGNLSVCLSGSWKERWCMLRGGSLYLQKDPGDQRPPIIVVPLKGAEVVPGGLGPKHPFSFRILQGVNELAALEASCSEDLGRWLGVLFAETGSATLPEELHYDYIDVDTLTDIRHAARHSFMWATSTSSASVDSRTYDEVYESIADEDVESKAGQVRRHASFSSRDSEKTEQQAAIKRHTSNVNQYGRYGKMRAEEDAKRYLRQKEELEKQKEELRNELITLRMEKKEVKEEMKSDTGHGGEKRLAELETLCKQKEEERVELELRLTEVKENLKKSLARGALDPPADIKINVKAPACKVEKVYNETVPVNSASELRKRPASLYASSKGNVMQKAKEWESKKGT; encoded by the exons ATGGACTCCAAACGCCAGAGCG TGGTGATGGAGCGACTTGTGAATGAGCTCAGCTGTCTACTGAAGATGCTGGACCATGAGACGGTCAGTCCTGCTACTGCTGACAAGGTGGCCTCCATACGCAACATCATGGACTCACTGCAGCTGTCAG TCAATGGATCAGATGTCTACATGAACAGTTGTCTTTATGGAAACGGCACTAGCTTTGTAGAGTCTCTATTTGAGGATTTTG ATTGTGATCTGCACATGCTCAGTGCGTCTCCAGTGGAGCAGAAAGAGCAGAAAGATGAAGAGGAAAAGACTCATCTTAATAAATCT ACACCAACCGACACGCCCCCTCCCCTACCAACCACACCCCTTCCTGATGACTACTATGAAGAGGCTGTTCCTCTAGATCCTGGATCCACCCCACAGTACTTTACGACCAATATGAACA CTTCTAACAACTCCGTCGAAGATGCTTACTATGAAGATGCTGACGATAACTACCCCACCACCAGGATTAACGGTCCTCCTAAAAGCTCCT ACAATGACTCAGATGCTCTGAGCAGCTCCTACGAGTCTtatgaagaagaggaagaggaggccaaGGGGCGGGACCCGTCTCAGACATGGGCTGCTGAAGAAAGCCCAGACGGACCAGTCAGAGACTGCCGCATCTGTGCCTTCCTGCTGCGGAAAAAACGCTTTGGACAGTGGGCTAAACAGCTAGTAGTTGTCAGAGATAATAAACTCCAG TGTTATAAGAGCATCAAGGAGACCTCCGCCCACATAGAGCTCCCGCTCAATCTTTGCAATGTCATCTATGTCCCGAAAGAAGGCCGGAAAAAGAGGCACGAGTTGCGCTTCTCATTGCCTGGAGGCGAAGCGCTTGTCCTGGCAGTTCAGAGTAAAGAACAGGCACAGCGATGGCTCAAG GTGGTCCGTGATGTTGGCAGCCAGTGTAACAACACTGATGGACTTAATGGATCCACTTCTCCCATTATACAGAGGAAGCTGGAGCTTGACAag ATGCTGCAGTCTGACAGGCAGGCATCAGACTCAGATAGTGGGCCAACAGCAGACAATCAGTCCACCGGTCATGTGCCGGGCCGAGACGCCACTGACTCTCTCA GCAGGGGGAAGCGCGGTGCATTCTCCGAGCTGACGGGGTCGATGAGCCGAGCAGCAGGGAAGAAAATCAATCGAATAATCACCTTCTCCAAAAAGAAGCCTCCTTTGCCAGGAGAGCCTCCATCATCTTCTGGCCACCCTGAGAACCCCCGCTGTG GTAATCTCAGTGTGTGCCTTAGCGGCTCTTGGAAGGAACGTTGGTGCATGCTGCGAGGTGGAAGCCTGTACCTGCAGAAGGACCCTGGTGACCAACGGCCCCCAATCATTGTGGTGCCGCTAAAGGGGGCAGAGGTGGTGCCAGGTGGCCTCGGGCCTAAACATCCCTTCTCCTTCCGCATCCTGCAAGGAGTCAATGAACTGGCAGCTTTGGAG GCCAGCTGCTCTGAGGATCTCGGCCGCTGGTTGGGTGTTTTGTTTGCAGAGACGGGCAGCGCCACACTCCCTGAAGAGTTGCACTACGACTACATCGACGTAGACACACTCACTGACATACGACATGCTGCCAGACACTCCTTCAT GTGGGCTACTTCCACCAGCAGTGCCTCGGTCGACTCCAGAACTTATGATGAGGTTTATGAAAGTATTGCG GATGAAGATGTGGAGAGCAAAGCAGGTCAGGTGAGACGTCATGCTTCCTTCTCCAGTAGGGACTCTgaaaaaacagaacaacaggCTGCCATTAAGAGACACACCTCCA atGTAAACCAGTATGGACGATACGGGAAGATGCGTGCAGAGGAGGATGCCAAGCGGTACCTGAGACAGAAAGAGGAGCTGGAAAAGCAAAAAGAAGAGCTCAGAAATGAACTGATCACCCTCCGCATGGAGAAGAAGGAAGTGAAGGAGGAGATGAAGAGTGACACAG GTCATGGTGGCGAGAAGCGGCTGGCTGAGCTGGAAACTCTGTGTAaacagaaggaggaggagagggtggagctggagctcagactgacagaagtCAAAGAAAACCTGAAGAAATCACTGGCTAGAGGAGCGCTCGATCCTCCTGCTGACATAAAGATCAACGTAAAG GCACCAGCATGTAAGGTTGAAAAAGTTTACAATGAGACCGTCCCGGTCAACTCAGCATCTGAGCTTCGTAAACGTCCTGCATCTCTTTACGCCTCTTCCAAGGGGAATGTCATGCAGAAAGCAAAG GAGTGGGAATCAAAGAAGGGGACCTAG
- the LOC142401420 gene encoding actin filament-associated protein 1-like 1 isoform X2: protein MDSKRQSVVMERLVNELSCLLKMLDHETVSPATADKVASIRNIMDSLQLSDCDLHMLSASPVEQKEQKDEEEKTHLNKSTPTDTPPPLPTTPLPDDYYEEAVPLDPGSTPQYFTTNMNTSNNSVEDAYYEDADDNYPTTRINGPPKSSYNDSDALSSSYESYEEEEEEAKGRDPSQTWAAEESPDGPVRDCRICAFLLRKKRFGQWAKQLVVVRDNKLQCYKSIKETSAHIELPLNLCNVIYVPKEGRKKRHELRFSLPGGEALVLAVQSKEQAQRWLKVVRDVGSQCNNTDGLNGSTSPIIQRKLELDKMLQSDRQASDSDSGPTADNQSTGHVPGRDATDSLSRGKRGAFSELTGSMSRAAGKKINRIITFSKKKPPLPGEPPSSSGHPENPRCGNLSVCLSGSWKERWCMLRGGSLYLQKDPGDQRPPIIVVPLKGAEVVPGGLGPKHPFSFRILQGVNELAALEASCSEDLGRWLGVLFAETGSATLPEELHYDYIDVDTLTDIRHAARHSFMWATSTSSASVDSRTYDEVYESIADEDVESKAGQVRRHASFSSRDSEKTEQQAAIKRHTSNVNQYGRYGKMRAEEDAKRYLRQKEELEKQKEELRNELITLRMEKKEVKEEMKSDTGHGGEKRLAELETLCKQKEEERVELELRLTEVKENLKKSLARGALDPPADIKINVKAPACKVEKVYNETVPVNSASELRKRPASLYASSKGNVMQKAKEWESKKGT from the exons ATGGACTCCAAACGCCAGAGCG TGGTGATGGAGCGACTTGTGAATGAGCTCAGCTGTCTACTGAAGATGCTGGACCATGAGACGGTCAGTCCTGCTACTGCTGACAAGGTGGCCTCCATACGCAACATCATGGACTCACTGCAGCTGTCAG ATTGTGATCTGCACATGCTCAGTGCGTCTCCAGTGGAGCAGAAAGAGCAGAAAGATGAAGAGGAAAAGACTCATCTTAATAAATCT ACACCAACCGACACGCCCCCTCCCCTACCAACCACACCCCTTCCTGATGACTACTATGAAGAGGCTGTTCCTCTAGATCCTGGATCCACCCCACAGTACTTTACGACCAATATGAACA CTTCTAACAACTCCGTCGAAGATGCTTACTATGAAGATGCTGACGATAACTACCCCACCACCAGGATTAACGGTCCTCCTAAAAGCTCCT ACAATGACTCAGATGCTCTGAGCAGCTCCTACGAGTCTtatgaagaagaggaagaggaggccaaGGGGCGGGACCCGTCTCAGACATGGGCTGCTGAAGAAAGCCCAGACGGACCAGTCAGAGACTGCCGCATCTGTGCCTTCCTGCTGCGGAAAAAACGCTTTGGACAGTGGGCTAAACAGCTAGTAGTTGTCAGAGATAATAAACTCCAG TGTTATAAGAGCATCAAGGAGACCTCCGCCCACATAGAGCTCCCGCTCAATCTTTGCAATGTCATCTATGTCCCGAAAGAAGGCCGGAAAAAGAGGCACGAGTTGCGCTTCTCATTGCCTGGAGGCGAAGCGCTTGTCCTGGCAGTTCAGAGTAAAGAACAGGCACAGCGATGGCTCAAG GTGGTCCGTGATGTTGGCAGCCAGTGTAACAACACTGATGGACTTAATGGATCCACTTCTCCCATTATACAGAGGAAGCTGGAGCTTGACAag ATGCTGCAGTCTGACAGGCAGGCATCAGACTCAGATAGTGGGCCAACAGCAGACAATCAGTCCACCGGTCATGTGCCGGGCCGAGACGCCACTGACTCTCTCA GCAGGGGGAAGCGCGGTGCATTCTCCGAGCTGACGGGGTCGATGAGCCGAGCAGCAGGGAAGAAAATCAATCGAATAATCACCTTCTCCAAAAAGAAGCCTCCTTTGCCAGGAGAGCCTCCATCATCTTCTGGCCACCCTGAGAACCCCCGCTGTG GTAATCTCAGTGTGTGCCTTAGCGGCTCTTGGAAGGAACGTTGGTGCATGCTGCGAGGTGGAAGCCTGTACCTGCAGAAGGACCCTGGTGACCAACGGCCCCCAATCATTGTGGTGCCGCTAAAGGGGGCAGAGGTGGTGCCAGGTGGCCTCGGGCCTAAACATCCCTTCTCCTTCCGCATCCTGCAAGGAGTCAATGAACTGGCAGCTTTGGAG GCCAGCTGCTCTGAGGATCTCGGCCGCTGGTTGGGTGTTTTGTTTGCAGAGACGGGCAGCGCCACACTCCCTGAAGAGTTGCACTACGACTACATCGACGTAGACACACTCACTGACATACGACATGCTGCCAGACACTCCTTCAT GTGGGCTACTTCCACCAGCAGTGCCTCGGTCGACTCCAGAACTTATGATGAGGTTTATGAAAGTATTGCG GATGAAGATGTGGAGAGCAAAGCAGGTCAGGTGAGACGTCATGCTTCCTTCTCCAGTAGGGACTCTgaaaaaacagaacaacaggCTGCCATTAAGAGACACACCTCCA atGTAAACCAGTATGGACGATACGGGAAGATGCGTGCAGAGGAGGATGCCAAGCGGTACCTGAGACAGAAAGAGGAGCTGGAAAAGCAAAAAGAAGAGCTCAGAAATGAACTGATCACCCTCCGCATGGAGAAGAAGGAAGTGAAGGAGGAGATGAAGAGTGACACAG GTCATGGTGGCGAGAAGCGGCTGGCTGAGCTGGAAACTCTGTGTAaacagaaggaggaggagagggtggagctggagctcagactgacagaagtCAAAGAAAACCTGAAGAAATCACTGGCTAGAGGAGCGCTCGATCCTCCTGCTGACATAAAGATCAACGTAAAG GCACCAGCATGTAAGGTTGAAAAAGTTTACAATGAGACCGTCCCGGTCAACTCAGCATCTGAGCTTCGTAAACGTCCTGCATCTCTTTACGCCTCTTCCAAGGGGAATGTCATGCAGAAAGCAAAG GAGTGGGAATCAAAGAAGGGGACCTAG